A region from the Bradyrhizobium sp. CCBAU 53340 genome encodes:
- a CDS encoding Glu/Leu/Phe/Val dehydrogenase, with protein MTTYSGPVFDMAVQQFEVIADHLSVPQDARARLLIPKRAITVSCPIHRDDGTTAVFEGYRVQHHLTLGPTKGGTRFAASVDLGEVAALAIWMSWKCALTGLPYGGAKGGISVDPSNLSRRELEALSRRYMQEMIPFVGPHTDVMAPDMGTNEQVMAWFMDTYSMYQGRTVTEIVTGKPVSAGGTLGRREATGRGVAHLTRRVMNEQGINLNHATAAVQGFGNVGSIAALELHHMGVKVIAVSDHTGALYCASGLNIPELVVHAATHGSLSGYSSELAFDPQEVLTLSCDVLVPAAMERVIDAAVATKLRCRIVAEGANGPTTPEADLVLTQRQNEIFLIPDILCNSGGVVVSYFEWVQDLQQLFWEEEEVVRREYQILDRAFDRMVARASRDKVFNRTAAMAIGVERVRGAKNTRGLFP; from the coding sequence GTGACCACATACAGTGGACCTGTCTTTGACATGGCCGTACAACAGTTCGAAGTGATCGCTGATCACCTGTCTGTGCCGCAGGACGCGAGGGCGCGCTTGTTAATACCAAAGCGCGCGATCACTGTATCTTGTCCTATTCATCGAGACGACGGCACGACGGCGGTTTTTGAAGGGTATCGAGTTCAGCATCACCTCACGCTAGGACCTACGAAAGGCGGCACGCGCTTCGCGGCTAGTGTGGACCTCGGCGAGGTTGCTGCGCTTGCGATCTGGATGAGTTGGAAGTGCGCCCTAACCGGCTTGCCCTATGGTGGCGCCAAGGGCGGCATCAGCGTCGATCCATCGAATCTATCAAGGCGCGAACTAGAGGCATTATCACGCCGCTACATGCAGGAGATGATCCCCTTCGTTGGCCCTCACACTGATGTCATGGCCCCCGATATGGGGACCAACGAGCAGGTGATGGCGTGGTTTATGGACACCTATTCGATGTATCAGGGCCGGACCGTGACGGAGATCGTTACCGGTAAACCGGTCAGCGCCGGAGGGACATTGGGACGCCGCGAGGCGACAGGGCGGGGCGTCGCGCATCTGACGCGCCGCGTGATGAACGAACAGGGCATCAATCTGAACCATGCAACGGCTGCTGTGCAGGGCTTCGGAAATGTCGGCTCGATCGCCGCACTTGAGCTTCACCATATGGGCGTTAAAGTGATCGCCGTCAGCGACCACACCGGCGCGCTCTACTGCGCTTCCGGCCTCAACATTCCAGAACTCGTGGTACATGCGGCAACACATGGCAGTCTCTCGGGGTATTCGAGTGAACTAGCCTTCGATCCGCAGGAAGTCCTCACGCTGTCTTGTGATGTTCTTGTGCCAGCCGCGATGGAGCGGGTCATCGACGCTGCTGTCGCCACGAAGCTGCGTTGCCGTATTGTCGCTGAAGGGGCCAATGGGCCGACGACACCGGAAGCCGATCTGGTTCTTACGCAGCGACAGAATGAGATCTTCCTGATCCCGGATATTCTGTGCAATTCCGGCGGGGTAGTGGTGAGCTATTTCGAATGGGTGCAGGATCTGCAACAACTCTTCTGGGAAGAGGAGGAAGTAGTACGACGCGAATACCAGATTCTCGATCGAGCGTTCGATCGGATGGTGGCGAGGGCGAGCCGCGACAAGGTGTTCAATCGCACGGCGGCCATGGCCATAGGCGTCGAGCGGGTGCGGGGCGCCAAGAATACGCGAGGTCTATTTCCATGA
- a CDS encoding NAD-dependent succinate-semialdehyde dehydrogenase, with translation MKYENTLLFIDGEWCSGSEKQTIPIFNPATDEEIGHVAKATVADLDRAAASAEKAFHVWRRTPAVERGVTLRKAAGLLRDRLESIAHVLTLEQGKPLLEARAEIASCADAFEWAAEEGRRLYGRVIPSRAAGVAQYVVRAPVGPVAAFTPWNFPASQVAKKLAPALAAGCSVIVKASEEVPRSAAAIITSLVDAGIPTGVVQLAYGTPDEISRHLIAHPAIRKISFTGSVPVGKHLAALSGEQMKRTTMELGGHGPAIVFKDADISSAAALLVSGKYRNAGQTCAAPTRFMVHNDVYHEFVAAFVEKTQSLVVGNGLDATTQMGPLANERRGKLFDQFVDDARQRGAKLMCGGESLFTRGTFRQPTVLANVDPSMRVMNDEPFCPIALISGFDNPNEAVAEANRLPFGLAGYAFTESSANAQFLAENLEVGMLSINHLGLALPETPFGGVKESGYGSEGGLESTEGYLNTRFITNKAY, from the coding sequence ATGAAATATGAGAATACGCTCCTCTTTATTGACGGAGAATGGTGCTCCGGCTCTGAGAAGCAAACGATCCCGATCTTTAATCCAGCAACTGACGAGGAGATCGGTCACGTCGCTAAGGCGACGGTGGCCGATCTCGACCGTGCAGCTGCGTCCGCCGAGAAGGCGTTCCATGTTTGGCGGAGAACGCCCGCGGTGGAACGCGGAGTTACGCTACGTAAGGCAGCTGGCCTGCTCCGCGATCGACTAGAGTCCATCGCCCATGTTCTCACCTTGGAGCAAGGTAAGCCTCTTTTGGAAGCGCGAGCGGAGATCGCGAGTTGCGCCGATGCCTTCGAATGGGCTGCTGAAGAGGGAAGGCGGCTCTATGGGCGCGTGATACCGTCGCGTGCAGCAGGCGTTGCGCAATATGTCGTACGTGCTCCAGTAGGCCCGGTTGCTGCGTTCACCCCGTGGAATTTCCCCGCGAGCCAAGTCGCGAAGAAGCTTGCTCCAGCGTTGGCTGCCGGATGCTCCGTGATCGTCAAGGCCTCGGAAGAGGTGCCACGATCTGCCGCGGCAATCATCACGTCACTTGTCGATGCTGGCATTCCAACAGGTGTTGTCCAGCTCGCATACGGCACTCCCGATGAAATATCGCGGCACCTGATTGCCCACCCGGCGATTCGGAAGATCTCCTTCACCGGCTCTGTTCCGGTTGGAAAACATCTAGCTGCGCTCTCGGGCGAGCAGATGAAGAGGACGACGATGGAACTCGGCGGGCATGGGCCGGCGATTGTCTTCAAAGACGCCGACATATCCTCAGCCGCGGCGCTGCTCGTTTCAGGCAAGTATCGCAACGCCGGTCAAACCTGCGCCGCGCCGACGCGGTTTATGGTACACAACGATGTTTATCATGAGTTCGTCGCAGCTTTTGTTGAAAAGACACAATCGCTTGTCGTTGGCAACGGTCTGGATGCGACAACGCAGATGGGCCCCCTCGCGAACGAACGCAGAGGGAAACTCTTCGATCAATTTGTGGACGACGCGAGGCAGCGAGGCGCAAAGCTCATGTGCGGCGGCGAGAGCTTATTTACTCGCGGAACATTCAGGCAGCCAACAGTACTTGCGAATGTCGATCCATCGATGCGAGTCATGAACGATGAGCCATTCTGCCCAATCGCGCTCATTAGCGGCTTTGACAATCCAAATGAAGCTGTTGCAGAGGCTAACCGATTGCCCTTCGGGCTCGCCGGATATGCCTTCACGGAATCATCGGCGAACGCTCAGTTCCTGGCGGAGAATCTTGAGGTCGGTATGCTCAGCATCAACCACCTGGGCCTTGCCTTGCCGGAAACGCCCTTTGGCGGCGTCAAAGAGTCTGGGTACGGTTCCGAGGGTGGCCTAGAATCAACTGAAGGCTATCTCAATACCAGATTCATCACCAATAAGGCCTACTAG
- a CDS encoding flavin reductase family protein yields the protein MIDAGRAIATATPETFREVSRKWASGIAVVTAVDSHGALFGTTMSAVVSLSISPLQYLICIDRKSNSLPAITSTGWFCINMLSSSQERIAMTFAKKGTDKFSAISYREGLNRLPIIQDVASYIICHLNSSFDGGDHVIIVGDVIEIGLHDASPLVYLNGRFNNG from the coding sequence ATGATCGATGCAGGTCGCGCCATTGCCACAGCGACGCCCGAAACATTTCGAGAAGTGTCGCGGAAGTGGGCCTCTGGAATCGCCGTCGTAACTGCAGTCGATAGTCACGGAGCGCTTTTCGGCACCACGATGAGCGCCGTCGTCAGCCTATCGATCAGCCCCCTGCAATACCTGATATGCATCGACAGAAAGTCGAACTCGCTCCCCGCCATCACTTCGACAGGGTGGTTTTGCATCAACATGCTCTCCTCATCCCAAGAGCGCATTGCGATGACGTTTGCAAAGAAGGGGACAGATAAGTTTTCGGCGATTTCCTATCGAGAAGGTCTAAATCGATTACCAATTATCCAGGACGTCGCCTCATATATTATCTGTCACCTGAACAGCAGCTTTGATGGCGGCGATCACGTCATAATCGTTGGCGATGTCATCGAGATCGGTCTCCACGATGCGTCTCCGCTGGTCTATTTGAATGGACGCTTTAATAACGGATGA
- a CDS encoding UPF0149 family protein: MTRRRRSSSSSSMAAAAMPLDELEPWLQARAEQHPVATSLPMLDGYVAAIVAGPVSMSPLDWICPLLAIDADAFNHGGTPEFAAISAVALRHNDISNVLSTAPHRFAPVHGRKPNGDVDARPWCQGFHAAMRLRLSAWGPLLDVSNIHHGLLLPILLHCVDDQGRPLLGPPRKGRETEEFLRNAHADIPDVVEAMRQYWMPTRYARTG, translated from the coding sequence ATGACCCGCCGCCGCCGTTCATCATCTTCATCATCGATGGCGGCAGCCGCGATGCCGCTCGACGAACTTGAGCCTTGGCTACAGGCTCGTGCCGAGCAGCATCCCGTCGCCACCAGTCTTCCCATGCTCGACGGCTATGTCGCCGCGATCGTGGCCGGGCCGGTGTCGATGAGTCCGCTCGACTGGATCTGTCCGCTGCTCGCCATCGACGCCGACGCATTCAACCATGGCGGCACGCCGGAGTTCGCCGCGATTTCGGCCGTCGCGCTGCGCCACAACGACATCAGTAATGTTCTTTCCACCGCACCACATCGGTTCGCACCGGTCCATGGCCGCAAGCCGAATGGCGACGTTGATGCGCGGCCGTGGTGTCAGGGATTCCATGCCGCCATGCGGTTGCGACTATCAGCCTGGGGCCCACTGCTCGACGTCAGCAACATACACCACGGCTTGCTCCTGCCCATCCTGCTGCATTGCGTCGACGATCAAGGGCGTCCACTGCTTGGACCACCAAGGAAAGGCCGCGAGACCGAGGAATTCCTGCGCAACGCCCATGCCGACATTCCGGACGTCGTCGAGGCCATGCGTCAGTACTGGATGCCGACCCGCTACGCTCGCACAGGCTGA